GAGGAGGTGGGAGGGCATGTATCGAAACCTCAATTAGAAAGGTAAGGCTTGCATTACATCTGGTGCGCGTCCTACTATACGGTAGTCAATGCAATTTGCACATACCCATGTGGTGTAAATCGGACGGCCTACAGAAGGACACACGCAATGATGTTTTTGAACAAGCGCGCCACGGGCATCGTGGCCGCCCTCACCGCCGCCACGCTCGCGCTGGCGGGCTGCTCCCGCGGCGAGGGGGACTCGACGCAGGCTGAGGGCGACGACAGTGAGATGCGTGTCGCCAGCCTCGGCTTGGGCGACGCGGACACATTGCTGGCTCTCGGCATCACCCCTGTCGCCGTCGCGCCGTGGGGTGCGGAGGGCGACGTCGGCCCCTCCGGTGTTGGCCCGTGGGCCGAGGACCTGCTCGGCGACGCCCAGCCGGAGGTCATCTACAACGTTGCCAGCGGGTTCACCGCAGACATCCTGGAACAGGTCTCGGCGGTCGACCCCACCCACATCGTTGCCGTGAACCAAGCCGTCGACGTTGAGGCGCAAGAGTCCCTGGAAAACATCGCGCCGACGACCGTGAAGCCGGCGGAGTACGACGACTGGCAGGTGCCGTGGGAAGCGCAGGTGGAGACCATCGCCGATGCCGTGGGCAAGTCGGCTGAGGGCCGCGACCTCGTGGAACAGACCGAGCAGGTCTTCGAGGACTTCAGGGCCAACCACCCCGAGGTGCAGGGGGCTCGAGCGGCCATCGTCATGCCGTACGACGGCAAGATTGGCCTGTACACCGCCGACGATGGGCGTGGGCAGTTCATCGAGGACCTCGGCTTCGTCATCCCCGACGAGCTCCAGGGCGACGGTTCCACGTTCTTCGTTGACTACGCCCCGGAGAACTACTCCGAGCTCAACAACGTCGACTATCTCTTCGTGCTCGACTACAATGGCCTCGTCGACCAGGTCAAGAACGACCCTATCTTCCAAGACCTTGAGGTGGTCAAGGACGGGCGCGTGCGCTACCTCGACACTGATACCGGCAACGCGATGAGCATGCCCAACCCGGTGACCATCCCGTGGGTGGCCGAAAGGTTCGAGGAGCAGCTGAACTAACACTCGATGAGTACCCCCGGCACTCTCACAGTGCGCCGGTCCCGCGATAGTGCGCGGGCCATCGTGCTGCTTGTCGTTGTCTCCCTCCTCGCGGTCGTGGCTTCGCTGGCGTTCGGCTCGCGCACCATTTCTCTCGACGAGCTCCTCGCCGCAGCTCTCGGCGAGGGAAGCGACGACGTGCGCAATATCTTCTGGCAGCTGCGCGTTCCGCGGACCTTGCTCGCCTACGCCGTCGGCGCATCGCTGGCCATCGCCGGTGTTCTCGCGCAGGCGTGGACCCGCAACCCGCTCGCGGATCCCGGGTTCATCGGTGTGACCGCGGGCGCGGCCTTTGCCGTGGCCGTGGGCAGCGCGGCGGGCGCTGTGGTTGGTCTCGCCGACGCTACGGTGTACGCCTTCGTCGGTGCGGCCGCGACCTCTGCGCTGGTGTTGGTGGTTGCGCGGCGTTCGGCGAGCCCGCTCACCCTCATCTTGGTGGGCGTTGGCGTCGACGCCTCTCTGAGCGCCGGGTCGGCCCTCATTGGATTGTTCGACACTTCAGTGTTGGACAGCATGAGGTACTGGACGGTGGGTTCGACTTTCGGCCGAAGCTACGACGATGCCGCCGTGGCCTGGGCGGGTGTGGCCGTCGGCGCCGTCATCGCCGCCGTCGCCGCGCGCCCGCTTGATCTGTTGGCGATGGGGGAAGAGACCTCCCTGGCGCTCGGCGGTTCGCCACGGCTGGCCCGCGCGCTGGCGGCGCTGGGTGTGGTCGTGCTCGCTGGCACCGCCACCGCGACCGCGGGGCCCGTCGCCTTTGTCGGCTTCGCCGCCCCGCATATCCTGCGACGCTTCCTCGGCCCGCAGGTCAGTCGCTTGCTCCTGCCCGCGGCGCTCTTCGGGGGAGCGCTTGTGCTGTGCGCCGACATCATCGGGCGCCTCATCATGCGCCCTGGGGAGCTGGAAATGTCTATCGTCATCGCCGTCATCGGTGGCCCGGTGCTCATCGCGGCGGTGCGCCGCGGGATAGGACGGAAGGGGGCGATGTAGGTGAACCGAGCAACAGATGCTCTTCGTGCGCAGAGGCGCGAGCGCAGGGCGAAACAGAGCGCCGCCGGGGTGGTGTTCGCCCTTGCGGCCGGCGCGGCCTACCTCATCCTCTTGGGGCAGGGGGCCGTGTCCACGTCCCCCGGGCGGGTCGTCGAGGTGCTCACCGGCGGCGGCACTGCGCGTGAGATCATGGCGGTGTGGGACCTGCGGATCCCCGTCGCCCTCGCCACCCTTATCGTCGGTGCGGCGCTGGGCATGGCGGGGGCGTGGACCCAATCAATGTCGCGCAACCCGCTGGCGTCCCCGGACATTCTGGGCGTCACCTCCGGCGCGGCAGTCGCCGTCGTGCTAGGAAGCATCTCGTACCGCCCTTCCTTCGTCGACGACATCCCTATCTTCTGGTGGCGCGCCGTGCTGGCGCTGGTGGGGGCGGTTGCTGTCGTTGTGGTGCTGTCGCTGCTGGGCGGCATTGGAACGAGCAACAGAATCGTCCTCGTCGGTGTTGCGCTGACGATGATGCTTCAGGCGGGCGTGAGCTACCTTCTCTTGCGCGCGGAGCTACTGCGCGCCGCCGAGGCGCAGACCTGGTTGGCGGGATCGACGGGCTTCATCCGCATGGATGCCATCCTTCCTCTCCTGCTTGGGTTGGCCCCCTTTGTCGCGCTGGGCCTGTGGTGCGGGCGCGACTTGCCGTTGTTGGCGCACGACGACGCCTCCGCCGCCATGCTGGGGGTGAACATTACGATGCAGCGCAGGCTGCTGCTTGTTGCGGCGACCGGGGTGTCGGCCGTGGTCGTCGCGGCGGTGGGGCCGATCGGCTTCGTTGCCCTCATCGCGCCCCACTTCGGCAGGCTCGTCGCCCAAACGCCTGTACCGCCGCCGTTGGTCGCGGCGTTGGCCGGGGCGGCGATCTTGGCGGTGTGCGCGGTCATCGCCGGCCTCATCCCGTCAACGGCGCCGGTGGGGGCGGTCTCGGCTGTCGTCGGCGGGATCGTCCTGGTGGTGCTGGTGTGGAGGCGATCGGGGCGGTGAACACACACGGACACAGAGAGGCGGACATGGAACGAACTGATGCTGCACTCGTCGCGCGCGGTATCCGCGCGGGCTACACAGACGGGGCGGACGTCCTTCACGGCGTGGATCTCACGGCGCGGGCGGGGGAGGTGACCACCCTCATCGGGCCGAACGGTTGTGGAAAGTCCACGTTGCTCAAGTCGATGTCTAAGCTGCTGACTCCCCGCGAGGGCACAGTGCGTGTCGACGGCACCGACGTCCACACCCTCACAGCACGCGAGGCGGCCCGGCGCGTGGCGCTTCTCCCGCAGCACCCCTCGGCGCCGGACGGGCTCTACGTCGGCGAGCTCGTCGCGCGCGGGCGCCACCCGCACCAGGGGCGCATGGCCGGCCCCTCCGCAGCGGACCATGAGGCGATTGCGCGCGCCTGCGAGGCGACCGGCATCACCGACCTGCTCGAGCGCGAGATCGACGCCCTCAGCGGCGGCCAGCGGCAGCGGGTGTGGTTGGCGATGACCCTGGCGCAGGACACCCCCGTGCTGCTCCTCGACGAGCCCACGACCTTCCTCGACCCCGCGCACGCCATCGACATGCTGGCGCTCGCCCGCGATCAGGCCCGCGCCGGCAAAGCAGTGGTGATGGTGCTGCACGACCTCATGCTGGCCGGCATGTTCTCCGACACGCTGGTGGTCATGCGCGGGGGGCACATTCTCGCCCACGGCACCCCGAAGCAGGCCCTCACCACCGAGGTGCTCGCCGAGGCCTACGGGCTGCGCGCCGAGGTGTGGGACGACCCCGCGGGCAGCGCGCCTGTGATCGTCCCGCGGGGGACCGTTCGCTAGACGCTCGGCGGTCTGTACAGCGGGTTAGGGATCCGGCCCGCGTACAGCAGCGACGCATTCTGCTCACTCAAGTCCACCATGGTCTCGGGGTTGCGCCACTGCAGCCGGTTGAGGCAGGAGTGCGTGAAGTCCGGGGCACAGAGGGGGAGGGTTGCGCCCGAGTCGGGGTAGTCGGCCTTATACCCGTTGACGCAGGCGCGAACGCAGGCCCAGAATTCTTCGTCGCTGAGGACACCGGCATCGGATAAGAGGGCGCCGAGGTGACGCAGCACCCCGTCGATGATGTCGGCGTGAATCGGCTGGGCACGCAGCTCCTGGTCCATAGTGGCGTCGCTGGTGATACGGGCGATGGCTTCGGGCACCTCGCGCTGGGGGTTAAGCACCGCCACCTCCTCGCCGATGTCTTTGAAGAAGGAACCGACCGGGACGAAGCCGTCGAGTTCCAGGATGACGTTCTCGGAGTGCAGCATGAACGCGATGTCGTACTCTGCCAGGGCGCGGATTGCGGGGCGGAGGTAGACATTGAGCAGCCGGGCCAGCCAGTCGGCGGGGGTCAGGCCCGAGCGGTCGATCCACTCGGCGGCGAGCGGGCGTCCGGCGGGGTCGGTGTGCAGTACCGCGGCGAGGGTGACCGCGACGTTGCCCTCGCCGAGCATCGGAATCGGGGACTCGCGCCATAGGGCCGCGAGCATCTTCTGGTGGGGGCCGTTGTCCGCGACGCCGGAGGCGGCGCTGCCGTGGTAGACGTCGCCGGTTACGCCGATCGCAGCGATTTCTTTGAGCAGGCGCACGTTGTAGTGGGTCAGGTCTGGGTCGGCGTCGAGAAGCGAAGCGACCCATTCGTTGATGGCGGGGGTGGCCGACATATAAGCCGGTGACAAGCCGCGGGTAAAGCCCATATTGCGCACGGCCACTGCCGTTTTGACGTACGGCAGCTCGGGGCGCGTGAGGTTGAAGAAAGTGCGGAGCGATTGCTGCGGGTGCATGAGGTCCTCGCCCTCCTCGAGGTAGACCATGTCGCCGCTGAGGAGGAGGTCGGCGAAGACGGTCGTGACCTTGTTTTCCCACTGCCAGGGGTGCACCGGCAACGCGACGTAGCGCTCCGGGTCGAGCCCATGGCGCGCGAGAACGGCGCCGGTTAGGTCCTCCATGCGCACGCCGCGTATCGACGCCACAGTCGCCGCCTCCCTGCGCACCGCGACCCACACGAGCGCGGTGGAGCGTCCCTGCTCGGGCACGTAGGCCGTGGCCTCGGCTTCGCTCATTCCGGCGCGCCCGGCATTGGCGATGAACCCGGGGTGGCCCTCCACCATCGCCGACTCGATGTACTGCATGTACGCGGCGGGTTTCAGCGATGCGGCGGCGTCGGTGAGCTCTGCGACCAGGGGGCGAGCCAGGGCTTCGGCGCGGGCGCGCCCGGCGAGGGTGGAGGACAATTCCTCTAGGTAGGTGTGCACGAAGGACGCGGGAATGCCCAGCTGCGGCGCTAGGCGCGAGACGAGCGGGATGAGTCGGACCGGAGCTTCGTTGTCGTCGCGCACCGTGTCCGGGTCGATGCTGTAGTGCTCCAGCGGATGCTTCGTCGCCGCGAAACGGATGGTCGTGCCTCCGGCGTCGATGGTTGCGTAGCCGGGTTCTTCGGCCGGGAGTGGGGTGAGGACGCGCTCGTGGATCATCTCGCGTAGCGCTTTGGCCACGAGGTGGGCCTCCGCGCGCCGGGCCGACTCTGCCGTGAGGTGTGTGGCAGGCGAGGGCAGGTTCAGGTGCGGCGCTCGGGCCCTCGCGGCGAGTGGGGAGGCGTAGAATTCGGCGGGCTCCACTGCCTGGATACAGGCGGTTTTTTCGGCGATGACGGTCTGCGCGAAGCCGGGCACAGTGCGAAACCCGGCGAGGGCATTTTTGGCCAGGATCTTGGTGTTGCGGGTGTCGGGTTCCACGATGATGCGCCGGTGCTTGCGCGGGGCTGCAAAAATCCACGCGACGGTCGCGGCCATGAGCGCCGAGGTCAGACCGGATTCCGTGGCCTCTCCCTCCGGCGGGGCGCACAGCAGGTGCATGCCGAGATCGCCAGGGCGCAGGGGCAGCTTCTCGGCGAGGTGGCTTAAAAGCACACGGGAGGGGTCGTAGAGCTCGACGAACGCGAGGGGGGTGCCAGCGCGTTCGATCACGTAGCCGGCTTCGTGCGCGGCGGCGGCGAGGCGGGCAAGCTCGACGGCGACGTCTTTGGGCGAGGCGTCGAGCGCACCCCAGAACCGCGAGCGCGGGTCGGTGACCCAGCGGTGTAGGGTGTCGTGGTCGGCAACGGCCGCGGGGCGAAACGTGAGCCACCCGGCGGTGGTGTGGATAACGCTCATGCGCCGAACCCCCCGATGTCTTGGAAGGCGATGGAGCGCTCGATGGGGTAGACCTCCCGGCCCGTGATGGCACGCAAAACGATGGAGTTGCGCCATGGTCCCATCCCGAGGTCGGGGCCGTTGAGGGAGATGAGGTGCTCGTCCGCGTTGAGCGCGAAGAGGGAGCCGTCGTCGTCTGCGGCGAAGTTCTCGTTGAGGTCGAAGCGCCCTTTCGGGTCAAGGTTGATCAGGTCGCGGGCGGGTTCGAGGAAGGCGGGGATCTGGGCGCTGCGGTAACCAGTGCACAGGATCGCGGCGTGGGTGGTGTGCGTGGCCTGGGTGCCGCTTTCGTCGTGCCGCAGGTCGAACTCGAGGGCGTCGCTGCGGGTGCGCGCGTAGCGCACGCTTACCCCGGCGCGCAGCGTGGTGTGCTCCGCTAAGTCGCAGGAGAGGCTGAGCCGGTAGAGCATGTCGTAGATGGCATTCACCGTCTCCGAGGAGATGCCCTTGTACAGGCTGCGGTCCTCGAGCACCAGCCGGTCGCGCTGGTCCATGGGAAGCCCGCGCACGTAGCGCGCGTACTCCGGGGAGGTCAGCTCGAGGGTGAGCTTGGTGTATTCCATGGGAAAAAAGCGCGGAGAGCGGGTGATCCAATCCACGCGCGTGCCGTTCGCGACAGCCTGGGGAAGTAGATCCGCATAGATCTCGGCAGCGGACTGGCCGGAGCCGATCACAGTCACCGATTCGGCCTCCCGCAGCCACGCGCGCGCCGGGAGGTAGTCGGCGGAGTGGATTGCGCGGGGCGAGTCGCTGGTACGCAAAGCTCCGGAAAGCTCCTCGGGAACGAAGGGGTCGGTGCCCACGCCGCTGACCACGTTGCGGGCGAAAACCTCGGGCTGCCCGTCGACCTCGACGACCCAGCGGGCGCCGGTTGCGGCGCGCAGCTGCTCCGGTGCCGGGTGCACCGCGCGGACGGCGTTCCCCCAATGCATGGTGCTGAGCTGCTCGCTGACCCACGCGCAGTAGTCGGAATACTCGCTTCGCAGAGGGTAGAAGTCCTCGCGGATGTAGTAGCGGTGAAGGCGGCCGTTGAGCTTGAGGAAATTGAGGAAGCTGTATTGGCTCGTAGGGTCGGCCAGAGTGACTAGGTCGGCGAGGAAGGGAACCTGGATGGTGGATTCCTCGAGCAAGAGGCCCGGGTGCCAGCGGAAGGCGGGGCGGCGGTCGAAGAACGCTGCGGTGAGTTCCCCGGCGCTGACCAGCGGCTGCGCGAGCGCGGCGAGGCCGAGGTTGAAGGGGCCGATGCCGACCCCAGCGATGTCGACTGTGCGGTTGGTGTCGGTGGTGTGAGGCGTGGGCATGAAAAGCTGTTCCTTTTACAGTGTGTCTGCTGCTCGATCGGGAGGTGTGGGCAGGGTACGGCTGACGCGGACAACGGCGCGAAGGACCGAGGTGATTTCGTCGAGCTTCAGCGTCGGGTCGAGGATGGTGAGCTTCATCAGGGTGCGTTCGTCGATGCGGGTGACGGCGATGGCGGCGGTGCCGGAGGAAAAGAGGGCGTCGCGGATGGGGGCGGCGAGTGCGCCGTGCGGGTCACCGCGCAGGGAAAAGAGCACGGTGCTGAGATGGGGCTTTTCGTAGAGGTCGAGGTCGGCGAGCTCGGGGTCGTGTTCAATGGCGTGCGCGGCGTCGCGGGCGAGCGCGATGATGCTGTCGAAGGCAGCGCCGAAGGCCTCGGGGCCGACCGTCCTGAGGGTGACCCAGAGCTTGAGGGCGTCGAAGCGCCGCGAGGTCTGCAGTGCGTAGTCGGCGAGGTTGAGCCGCGGGGCATCGGCGGGGTTGAGGTAGTCGGCGTGCACGCGCACGGCGGCGAAGTCAGAGGCGTTGCGACAGAGCAGCGCGGAGCAGGTGAGGGGCTGGTAGAAGGTTTTGTGGAAGTCGATGGTCACGCTGTCGGCCCGGTCGATGCCGCGCAGCAGACCCGCGTGGGTAGGCGACAAACACGCGGCCCCGCCGTAGGCAGCGTCGACGTGGAGGTGCACCCCGGCGGCCCGGCAGACGTCGGCGATGCCGTCGAGCGGGTCGATGAGCCCGCGATCCGTCGTTCCGGCCGTGGCCACCACGGCCGCGGGCGTGCACCCGCTCCGTTGGGCGCGGGTGAGGGCGGCGCTCAGCGCAGCGGGCTCCATGGCGACGCTGACGATGTTGCCCGGCGCGATGCCGAGGAGGTCAGCCGCGCGGTGCACTGAGTAGTGCGCCGTGGGGGAGGCGAAGATTGCGAGCGAGTCGAGGGGCGCCGAGGCGCGGGCCTTGTTCCGCGCGATGGCCAGAGCCTGCAGGTTGGATTGGGTGCCGCCGGAGGTGAACACGCCGTTGGCGGACTCCGGAAACCCCAGGGTGCGGCTGACCCACTCGATCAGGCGTTGCTCGATCAACGCAGCCGCGCCAGCCTGGTCCCAGGACTCCACGGAGGTGTTGAGCGAAGTGGCTAGCACCTCTGCGGCGACGGCGGGCAGGGCGATGGGGCAGTTGAGGTGGGACAGGTATCTCGGGTGGTGGTAGAGCACTGCCTCGTCGAGCCAGATCTCGCGCAGCTCCGCGAGGGCGCGGTCGAGCTCGTGGACAGGGGCAGCGAGGTCGATGTCTGCGAGTTGCTTGGCCGCCGAGGGGGTGGTGGAGGGAACTGGGTGGTCAGCGCCGTAAATCGCGTGCGCGGCGTGTGACGCCGCTTGACTGATGGCGGCGAAGAACTCGCCCGTCGACGCTCCGCGCCCGACGAGGTAGGGACCGACGGAGGTGGACGGGGTCTGCTCATGTGTGGAGGGCATAGCCCGACGTTATCAAAATAAGGTTTGGCTAACCTCTGATGGGGGTTGTCGCGGTGCGAAAAACCAACGGCTTACG
This is a stretch of genomic DNA from Corynebacterium auris. It encodes these proteins:
- a CDS encoding ABC transporter substrate-binding protein, with amino-acid sequence MMFLNKRATGIVAALTAATLALAGCSRGEGDSTQAEGDDSEMRVASLGLGDADTLLALGITPVAVAPWGAEGDVGPSGVGPWAEDLLGDAQPEVIYNVASGFTADILEQVSAVDPTHIVAVNQAVDVEAQESLENIAPTTVKPAEYDDWQVPWEAQVETIADAVGKSAEGRDLVEQTEQVFEDFRANHPEVQGARAAIVMPYDGKIGLYTADDGRGQFIEDLGFVIPDELQGDGSTFFVDYAPENYSELNNVDYLFVLDYNGLVDQVKNDPIFQDLEVVKDGRVRYLDTDTGNAMSMPNPVTIPWVAERFEEQLN
- a CDS encoding FecCD family ABC transporter permease, which encodes MSTPGTLTVRRSRDSARAIVLLVVVSLLAVVASLAFGSRTISLDELLAAALGEGSDDVRNIFWQLRVPRTLLAYAVGASLAIAGVLAQAWTRNPLADPGFIGVTAGAAFAVAVGSAAGAVVGLADATVYAFVGAAATSALVLVVARRSASPLTLILVGVGVDASLSAGSALIGLFDTSVLDSMRYWTVGSTFGRSYDDAAVAWAGVAVGAVIAAVAARPLDLLAMGEETSLALGGSPRLARALAALGVVVLAGTATATAGPVAFVGFAAPHILRRFLGPQVSRLLLPAALFGGALVLCADIIGRLIMRPGELEMSIVIAVIGGPVLIAAVRRGIGRKGAM
- a CDS encoding iron ABC transporter permease — its product is MNRATDALRAQRRERRAKQSAAGVVFALAAGAAYLILLGQGAVSTSPGRVVEVLTGGGTAREIMAVWDLRIPVALATLIVGAALGMAGAWTQSMSRNPLASPDILGVTSGAAVAVVLGSISYRPSFVDDIPIFWWRAVLALVGAVAVVVVLSLLGGIGTSNRIVLVGVALTMMLQAGVSYLLLRAELLRAAEAQTWLAGSTGFIRMDAILPLLLGLAPFVALGLWCGRDLPLLAHDDASAAMLGVNITMQRRLLLVAATGVSAVVVAAVGPIGFVALIAPHFGRLVAQTPVPPPLVAALAGAAILAVCAVIAGLIPSTAPVGAVSAVVGGIVLVVLVWRRSGR
- a CDS encoding ABC transporter ATP-binding protein, whose product is MERTDAALVARGIRAGYTDGADVLHGVDLTARAGEVTTLIGPNGCGKSTLLKSMSKLLTPREGTVRVDGTDVHTLTAREAARRVALLPQHPSAPDGLYVGELVARGRHPHQGRMAGPSAADHEAIARACEATGITDLLEREIDALSGGQRQRVWLAMTLAQDTPVLLLDEPTTFLDPAHAIDMLALARDQARAGKAVVMVLHDLMLAGMFSDTLVVMRGGHILAHGTPKQALTTEVLAEAYGLRAEVWDDPAGSAPVIVPRGTVR
- a CDS encoding GNAT family N-acetyltransferase, with amino-acid sequence MSVIHTTAGWLTFRPAAVADHDTLHRWVTDPRSRFWGALDASPKDVAVELARLAAAAHEAGYVIERAGTPLAFVELYDPSRVLLSHLAEKLPLRPGDLGMHLLCAPPEGEATESGLTSALMAATVAWIFAAPRKHRRIIVEPDTRNTKILAKNALAGFRTVPGFAQTVIAEKTACIQAVEPAEFYASPLAARARAPHLNLPSPATHLTAESARRAEAHLVAKALREMIHERVLTPLPAEEPGYATIDAGGTTIRFAATKHPLEHYSIDPDTVRDDNEAPVRLIPLVSRLAPQLGIPASFVHTYLEELSSTLAGRARAEALARPLVAELTDAAASLKPAAYMQYIESAMVEGHPGFIANAGRAGMSEAEATAYVPEQGRSTALVWVAVRREAATVASIRGVRMEDLTGAVLARHGLDPERYVALPVHPWQWENKVTTVFADLLLSGDMVYLEEGEDLMHPQQSLRTFFNLTRPELPYVKTAVAVRNMGFTRGLSPAYMSATPAINEWVASLLDADPDLTHYNVRLLKEIAAIGVTGDVYHGSAASGVADNGPHQKMLAALWRESPIPMLGEGNVAVTLAAVLHTDPAGRPLAAEWIDRSGLTPADWLARLLNVYLRPAIRALAEYDIAFMLHSENVILELDGFVPVGSFFKDIGEEVAVLNPQREVPEAIARITSDATMDQELRAQPIHADIIDGVLRHLGALLSDAGVLSDEEFWACVRACVNGYKADYPDSGATLPLCAPDFTHSCLNRLQWRNPETMVDLSEQNASLLYAGRIPNPLYRPPSV
- a CDS encoding lysine N(6)-hydroxylase/L-ornithine N(5)-oxygenase family protein, whose translation is MPTPHTTDTNRTVDIAGVGIGPFNLGLAALAQPLVSAGELTAAFFDRRPAFRWHPGLLLEESTIQVPFLADLVTLADPTSQYSFLNFLKLNGRLHRYYIREDFYPLRSEYSDYCAWVSEQLSTMHWGNAVRAVHPAPEQLRAATGARWVVEVDGQPEVFARNVVSGVGTDPFVPEELSGALRTSDSPRAIHSADYLPARAWLREAESVTVIGSGQSAAEIYADLLPQAVANGTRVDWITRSPRFFPMEYTKLTLELTSPEYARYVRGLPMDQRDRLVLEDRSLYKGISSETVNAIYDMLYRLSLSCDLAEHTTLRAGVSVRYARTRSDALEFDLRHDESGTQATHTTHAAILCTGYRSAQIPAFLEPARDLINLDPKGRFDLNENFAADDDGSLFALNADEHLISLNGPDLGMGPWRNSIVLRAITGREVYPIERSIAFQDIGGFGA
- a CDS encoding pyridoxal phosphate-dependent decarboxylase family protein; the protein is MPSTHEQTPSTSVGPYLVGRGASTGEFFAAISQAASHAAHAIYGADHPVPSTTPSAAKQLADIDLAAPVHELDRALAELREIWLDEAVLYHHPRYLSHLNCPIALPAVAAEVLATSLNTSVESWDQAGAAALIEQRLIEWVSRTLGFPESANGVFTSGGTQSNLQALAIARNKARASAPLDSLAIFASPTAHYSVHRAADLLGIAPGNIVSVAMEPAALSAALTRAQRSGCTPAAVVATAGTTDRGLIDPLDGIADVCRAAGVHLHVDAAYGGAACLSPTHAGLLRGIDRADSVTIDFHKTFYQPLTCSALLCRNASDFAAVRVHADYLNPADAPRLNLADYALQTSRRFDALKLWVTLRTVGPEAFGAAFDSIIALARDAAHAIEHDPELADLDLYEKPHLSTVLFSLRGDPHGALAAPIRDALFSSGTAAIAVTRIDERTLMKLTILDPTLKLDEITSVLRAVVRVSRTLPTPPDRAADTL